A stretch of Neisseria subflava DNA encodes these proteins:
- the greB gene encoding transcription elongation factor GreB, translating into MSTETKNYITPTGWQALKDELYHLVNKERPEIVQIVNWAASNGDRSENGDYLYGKRRMREIDRRIRFLTKRLEAAVVVDPEAREATDQIFFSATVGLLRGDGREQTVKIVGVDEIDTAKNKISWISPLARSLIKAREGDEVVLDTPEGREVIEILSVEYIKID; encoded by the coding sequence ATGAGTACCGAAACCAAAAATTACATCACGCCTACCGGCTGGCAGGCACTGAAAGACGAACTTTATCATTTGGTCAACAAAGAGCGTCCCGAAATTGTCCAAATCGTTAACTGGGCGGCAAGCAATGGCGACCGCAGCGAGAATGGCGACTATCTTTACGGCAAACGCCGTATGCGCGAAATCGACCGCCGTATCCGTTTCCTAACCAAACGCTTGGAAGCAGCCGTCGTCGTCGATCCTGAAGCGCGTGAAGCCACGGACCAGATTTTTTTCAGCGCCACCGTTGGTTTATTGCGCGGAGACGGTCGTGAACAAACCGTCAAAATCGTCGGCGTAGATGAAATCGATACCGCTAAAAACAAAATTTCATGGATTTCCCCTTTGGCGCGCAGCCTGATTAAAGCACGCGAAGGCGATGAAGTTGTCTTGGATACACCGGAAGGGCGTGAGGTTATAGAGATTCTGTCGGTGGAATATATTAAGATTGACTGA
- a CDS encoding IS5 family transposase, whose amino-acid sequence MSTFFQQTAQAMIAKHIDRFPLLKLDQVIDWQPIEQYLNRQRTRYLRDHRGRPAYPLLSMFKAILLGQWHSLSDPELEHSLITRIDFNLFCRFDELSIPDYSTLCRYRNWLAQDNTLSELLELINRQLTEKGLKVEKASAAVIDATIIQTAGSKQRQAIEVDEEGQVSSQTTPSKDSDARWIKKNGLYKLGYKQHTRTDGEGYIEKLHITPANAHECKHLSPLLEGIAEGTTIYADKGYDSAENRQYLEERRLQDGIMRKAHRKHPLTEAQTKRNRYLSKTRYVVEQSFGTLHRKFRYARAAYFGLLKVSAQSHLKAMCLNLLKAANRLSAPVAA is encoded by the coding sequence ATGAGCACCTTCTTCCAGCAAACCGCACAAGCCATGATTGCCAAACACATCGACCGTTTCCCACTATTGAAGTTGGATCAGGTGATTGATTGGCAACCGATCGAACAGTACCTGAATCGTCAAAGAACCCGTTACCTTAGAGACCACCGCGGCCGTCCCGCCTATCCCCTGTTGTCCATGTTCAAAGCTATCCTGCTCGGACAATGGCACAGCCTCTCCGATCCCGAACTCGAACACAGCCTCATCACCCGCATCGATTTCAACCTGTTTTGCCGTTTTGACGAACTGAGCATCCCCGATTACAGCACCTTATGCCGTTACCGCAACTGGCTTGCGCAAGACAACACCCTGTCCGAATTATTGGAACTGATCAACCGCCAACTGACCGAAAAAGGCTTAAAAGTAGAGAAAGCATCCGCCGCCGTCATTGACGCCACCATTATCCAGACCGCCGGCAGCAAACAGCGCCAGGCCATAGAAGTCGATGAAGAAGGACAAGTCAGCAGCCAAACCACACCGAGTAAAGACAGCGATGCCCGTTGGATAAAGAAAAACGGCCTCTACAAACTCGGTTACAAACAACATACCCGTACCGATGGGGAAGGCTATATCGAGAAACTGCACATTACCCCCGCCAATGCCCATGAGTGCAAACATCTGTCGCCTTTGCTAGAAGGGATAGCCGAAGGCACGACTATCTATGCCGATAAAGGCTATGACAGTGCGGAAAACCGTCAATATCTGGAAGAGCGTCGACTGCAGGACGGCATTATGCGCAAAGCCCACCGTAAACATCCGCTGACGGAAGCGCAAACCAAACGCAACCGATATTTGTCGAAGACCCGTTATGTGGTCGAACAAAGCTTCGGTACGCTGCACCGTAAATTCCGCTATGCGCGGGCAGCCTATTTCGGGCTGCTCAAAGTGAGTGCGCAAAGCCATCTGAAGGCGATGTGTTTGAACCTTTTGAAAGCCGCCAACAGGCTAAGTGCGCCTGTAGCTGCCTAA
- a CDS encoding NUDIX hydrolase: MDLKETKLSSEPIYEGSFVTISRDRVRLPNGNESQRVVIRHPGAACVLAETEDGKVVLVRQWRYAADQATLELPAGKLDVADEDPAECALRELAEETPYVADSVKLLYSFYTAVGFCDEKMYLYQAQGVRLGSELSNDEDEITETVLMSKDEVRNALANDEIKDGKTLIGLQYWLAQN; the protein is encoded by the coding sequence ATGGATTTGAAGGAAACTAAATTAAGCAGCGAGCCAATCTATGAGGGTTCTTTTGTTACCATCAGCCGCGATCGGGTGCGCCTGCCTAACGGCAACGAAAGCCAACGGGTTGTGATCCGTCATCCGGGTGCTGCGTGTGTATTGGCGGAAACGGAAGACGGTAAAGTTGTTTTGGTGCGCCAATGGCGTTATGCCGCCGATCAGGCGACGTTGGAATTGCCGGCGGGTAAATTGGATGTAGCGGACGAAGATCCTGCCGAATGCGCTTTGCGTGAGTTGGCGGAAGAAACGCCATATGTCGCCGACAGTGTCAAACTGTTGTACTCCTTTTATACTGCAGTCGGTTTTTGCGATGAAAAAATGTATCTCTACCAAGCGCAAGGCGTGCGTTTGGGCAGCGAGTTGAGCAACGATGAGGATGAAATTACAGAAACCGTCCTGATGAGCAAGGACGAGGTGCGCAATGCATTGGCAAACGATGAAATTAAAGATGGTAAGACTTTGATTGGTTTGCAGTATTGGTTGGCTCAGAATTGA
- the folB gene encoding dihydroneopterin aldolase, protein MDKIFLYGMKADTLIGLYDWERERKQTLILDLEISVPERTGTSDDIGDTIHYGEVCEVVRRSLAEQDFLLLETLAEYIAQLILNDFGAAKVRVRIVKPGILPDVAQVGIEIERARE, encoded by the coding sequence ATGGATAAAATCTTTTTGTACGGCATGAAGGCCGATACTTTAATCGGCCTATATGATTGGGAACGCGAGCGTAAACAGACTTTGATTTTGGATTTGGAAATCAGCGTTCCCGAGCGTACCGGCACGAGCGACGATATCGGCGACACCATTCATTATGGCGAAGTATGCGAAGTCGTACGCCGCAGCCTTGCCGAACAGGATTTTTTACTGTTGGAAACTTTAGCGGAATATATCGCCCAATTGATTTTAAATGATTTTGGTGCGGCCAAAGTGCGCGTCCGTATTGTGAAGCCGGGTATCCTGCCTGATGTGGCGCAGGTCGGTATTGAAATTGAACGTGCTCGGGAATAG
- the plsY gene encoding glycerol-3-phosphate 1-O-acyltransferase PlsY yields MFNVLAIIAAYLIGSLSFAVIVSKYYGMDDPRTYGSGNPGATNVLRSGKKKAAALTLLGDALKGLVAVILARCLQDALNLSDATIALVAIAALVGHMWPIFFNFKGGKGVATALGVLLALSPATALLCTLVWLVMAFGFKVSSLAALVATVCAPIFAFFMMPHASWAWATVFIAALVLYRHKSNIQNLIQGKESKIGDKAGKS; encoded by the coding sequence ATGTTCAATGTACTCGCCATTATTGCCGCCTATCTTATCGGTTCCCTGTCCTTTGCCGTCATCGTATCAAAATATTACGGCATGGACGATCCGCGCACTTACGGCTCCGGCAATCCCGGTGCCACCAACGTCTTGCGCAGCGGTAAGAAAAAAGCGGCCGCACTGACCTTGCTCGGCGATGCATTAAAAGGCTTGGTTGCCGTCATCTTGGCACGCTGCCTGCAAGATGCTTTAAATTTGTCTGATGCAACGATAGCCCTAGTCGCCATCGCCGCATTGGTCGGCCATATGTGGCCAATATTTTTCAATTTTAAAGGCGGCAAAGGCGTAGCCACCGCATTGGGCGTCTTACTCGCCCTCTCCCCCGCAACCGCCCTGCTCTGCACCTTGGTTTGGCTGGTCATGGCATTCGGTTTCAAAGTATCCTCACTCGCCGCACTGGTCGCCACCGTCTGCGCACCCATCTTCGCTTTCTTCATGATGCCACACGCCTCTTGGGCATGGGCAACCGTATTCATTGCCGCATTGGTGTTGTACCGCCATAAAAGCAATATTCAAAACCTAATTCAAGGCAAAGAAAGCAAAATCGGAGATAAAGCCGGAAAATCTTAA